In one window of Tellurirhabdus rosea DNA:
- the rhaT gene encoding L-rhamnose/proton symporter RhaT yields MAVFWGVVLHALGGFASGSFYLPYKQVKGWAWESYWLAGGLFSWLVAPLVLGALTVPDLLGVLASTPFETAAWVYFWGVLWGFGGLTFGLTMRYLGLSLGMAVVLGLCAVFGTLVPPIWEGKLGTLASTTSGQVILLGLGVCVLGIVICGVAGMMKEKTLSEEAKKAVITEFDLKKGVLVAIFSGVMSACMSFGLTAGQSIAEEAVRHGADPLYMNNAPLVFILLGGLTTNAVWSIYLNLKNRTYTDYTNYSTPILRNIIFCALAGVTWYLQFFFYGMGDSKMGEYRFSGWTLHMAFIIAFSSFWGLYFREWQGADRPTMRTITLGIATVIFSTVIVGVGNYLAE; encoded by the coding sequence ATGGCAGTATTTTGGGGCGTCGTCCTGCACGCGCTGGGAGGGTTTGCCTCCGGCAGTTTTTATCTACCGTATAAGCAAGTAAAAGGCTGGGCCTGGGAAAGTTACTGGCTGGCCGGCGGGCTTTTTTCCTGGCTGGTGGCTCCGCTGGTACTGGGCGCTTTGACGGTCCCGGACCTGCTGGGCGTGCTGGCGTCCACGCCTTTTGAAACGGCGGCCTGGGTTTACTTCTGGGGCGTGCTGTGGGGCTTCGGCGGATTGACCTTCGGCCTGACGATGCGTTACCTGGGTCTTTCGCTGGGAATGGCCGTGGTCCTCGGCCTCTGCGCCGTTTTCGGAACGCTGGTGCCGCCCATCTGGGAAGGAAAGCTGGGGACGCTGGCGAGCACGACCTCCGGGCAGGTCATTCTGCTGGGTCTTGGGGTCTGCGTTTTGGGGATCGTTATCTGCGGTGTGGCCGGGATGATGAAGGAAAAAACGCTTTCGGAAGAAGCCAAAAAGGCGGTTATCACGGAGTTTGACCTTAAAAAGGGCGTTCTGGTCGCCATTTTCTCGGGTGTGATGAGCGCTTGTATGTCTTTTGGGCTGACGGCCGGACAGTCCATTGCGGAGGAGGCCGTGCGCCACGGAGCCGATCCGCTGTACATGAACAACGCCCCGCTGGTGTTTATCCTGCTCGGCGGCCTGACGACTAACGCCGTCTGGTCGATCTACCTGAACCTGAAAAACCGGACGTATACCGACTACACCAATTACTCGACGCCGATTCTGCGCAACATCATTTTCTGCGCCCTGGCCGGTGTGACCTGGTACCTGCAATTCTTCTTCTACGGCATGGGCGACAGCAAAATGGGCGAATACCGCTTCTCCGGCTGGACGCTGCACATGGCCTTTATCATTGCCTTCAGCTCGTTCTGGGGCTTGTATTTCCGCGAGTGGCAAGGAGCAGACCGTCCCACCATGCGCACCATCACCCTCGGCATCGCCACCGTGATCTTCTCCACCGTGATTGTCGGCGTTGGGAATTACCTGGCGGAATAA
- a CDS encoding rhamnogalacturonan acetylesterase gives MQRYLCSLLLLPALIGPAAAQTAPLRFDFGTGHTKRGWTAVQPGDVYSPKKGYGFVGKANRSAVQRGGRDAVKTDFCTADGPFYFTVDVPEGNYDVTVTLGDADGPSTTNVRAESRRMMLPTIATKPGEVVSRTFTVSVRYPEISATERVRLKPRELDYLNWDHQLTLEFNGPAPKVASMEIRRNDRATTVFLAGNSTVVDQDREPWAAWGQMIPRFFVPEKVVVANHAESGEALKSFYSEKRLDKILSLMKPGDYLFIEFAHNDQKPGTAHVDPFTTYQEMVRLYIAEARKKGGIPVLVTSMHRRNFDSTGHIVNTLGDYPEALRQTAKAEGVALIDLNAMSKVLYEAWGPEASLKAFVHHPANTFPGQTTELKDNTHFSTYGAFELARCVVEGIRTAVPDLARHLTDDLPPFNPASPDPIDRWDWPLSPMMSALKPDEN, from the coding sequence ATGCAACGCTATCTCTGCTCGCTCCTACTCCTCCCGGCGCTGATCGGTCCCGCAGCTGCCCAGACCGCCCCGCTTCGGTTCGATTTCGGCACCGGGCACACCAAACGCGGCTGGACGGCCGTTCAGCCCGGCGACGTGTACAGTCCGAAAAAAGGCTACGGCTTCGTCGGGAAAGCCAATCGGTCGGCCGTGCAGCGCGGCGGGCGGGATGCCGTGAAGACGGACTTCTGCACCGCCGACGGGCCTTTCTACTTCACCGTGGACGTGCCGGAAGGCAATTACGACGTGACCGTCACGCTCGGCGACGCGGACGGCCCTTCGACCACGAACGTCCGGGCCGAATCCCGGCGGATGATGCTGCCCACGATTGCGACCAAACCCGGCGAGGTCGTCAGCCGGACGTTCACCGTCAGCGTGCGTTATCCCGAAATCAGCGCTACCGAACGCGTCCGGCTCAAACCCCGCGAACTGGACTACCTGAACTGGGACCACCAGCTGACGCTTGAGTTCAACGGCCCGGCTCCGAAGGTCGCGAGTATGGAAATCCGCCGGAACGACCGCGCCACGACCGTTTTTCTGGCGGGCAATTCCACCGTCGTCGACCAGGACCGGGAGCCCTGGGCGGCTTGGGGACAGATGATTCCGCGCTTTTTTGTGCCGGAAAAAGTGGTCGTTGCCAACCATGCCGAATCCGGGGAAGCGCTGAAAAGTTTTTACAGTGAAAAGCGGCTCGACAAAATTCTGAGCCTGATGAAGCCGGGCGATTACCTCTTCATCGAATTTGCCCATAACGACCAGAAACCCGGCACGGCGCACGTGGACCCGTTCACGACGTATCAGGAAATGGTGCGCCTCTACATCGCCGAAGCCCGCAAAAAGGGAGGCATTCCGGTGCTGGTGACGTCCATGCACCGCCGGAATTTCGACTCGACGGGGCATATCGTCAATACGCTGGGGGATTATCCCGAAGCCCTGCGGCAAACGGCCAAAGCCGAAGGCGTTGCGCTGATTGATCTGAACGCGATGAGCAAAGTGCTGTATGAAGCCTGGGGGCCGGAAGCTTCGCTGAAGGCGTTTGTGCACCACCCGGCCAATACCTTTCCCGGCCAGACGACCGAGCTGAAAGACAACACTCATTTCAGCACGTATGGAGCCTTTGAACTGGCCCGCTGCGTGGTGGAAGGCATCCGGACGGCCGTGCCCGATCTGGCGCGTCACCTGACCGACGACCTGCCGCCCTTCAACCCGGCGAGCCCCGACCCCATCGACCGCTGGGACTGGCCGCTGAGTCCGATGATGTCGGCGTTGAAACCGGATGAGAATTAA
- a CDS encoding glycoside hydrolase family 88/105 protein: protein MPSLFQQALLAAAVGTVLVQPLRAQTPAKANDSTTPLHLLQPDYPVPYGQPKPEAVKAVLDRVYRYLDAVTPMQVVNRKTGQPITDFTRFDPEAILKPGDFRLISYEWGVTYAGMLLAAEATGDPRYAAYTNQRLKFIAGLVPYFQKQVEAAPTANTPLRAVLAPHALDDAGAMCAALIKAQRAGGVGPEVRPLINRYIDYIQTKEFRLSDGTLARNRPQANTLWLDDLFMSVPALAQMGRLTGEAKYFDEAVRQVELFAKRMFNKEKGLYMHGWVEGMSVHPEFRWARANGWALMTKVELLDVLPDNHPGRPALIQLLRDHVRGLAAVQSGSGFWHQLLDRPDSYLETSATAIYAYSMARAINRGWIDGLAYAPATLLAWNAVSTKVAANGQVEGTCVGTGMGFDPAFYYHRPINPFAAHGYGPVLLAGAEVLNLLKNKSFEINDSSLQLTLKR, encoded by the coding sequence ATGCCTTCTCTTTTCCAACAGGCTCTGCTGGCTGCGGCCGTCGGCACGGTGCTGGTCCAGCCGCTGCGGGCGCAGACGCCTGCCAAAGCCAACGACTCGACCACCCCGCTGCACCTGCTGCAGCCGGATTACCCGGTGCCTTACGGCCAGCCCAAACCGGAGGCCGTCAAAGCCGTACTCGACCGCGTGTACCGTTATCTGGATGCCGTGACGCCCATGCAGGTCGTGAACCGGAAAACCGGCCAGCCCATCACCGACTTCACCCGCTTCGACCCTGAGGCGATTCTGAAACCGGGCGATTTTCGTCTCATCAGCTACGAATGGGGCGTCACCTACGCCGGGATGCTCCTGGCGGCGGAAGCGACCGGCGACCCGCGCTACGCGGCCTACACCAACCAGCGGCTCAAGTTCATCGCCGGGCTGGTGCCTTATTTCCAGAAACAGGTCGAAGCCGCTCCCACGGCCAACACCCCGTTGCGGGCCGTACTGGCACCGCACGCCCTCGACGATGCCGGGGCTATGTGCGCGGCGCTGATCAAAGCCCAGCGGGCGGGCGGCGTCGGGCCGGAAGTACGGCCGCTGATCAACCGCTACATCGATTACATCCAGACCAAAGAGTTTCGGTTATCGGACGGCACGCTGGCCCGCAACCGACCACAGGCTAATACGCTCTGGCTCGACGACCTGTTCATGAGCGTCCCGGCCCTGGCCCAGATGGGCAGGCTGACCGGCGAGGCTAAGTACTTCGACGAAGCTGTCCGGCAGGTCGAACTGTTCGCCAAACGGATGTTTAACAAGGAAAAAGGGCTGTACATGCACGGCTGGGTCGAAGGCATGAGCGTCCATCCGGAATTCCGCTGGGCGCGGGCCAACGGCTGGGCGCTGATGACCAAGGTCGAACTGCTGGACGTATTGCCGGACAACCATCCCGGTCGCCCGGCCCTCATTCAGCTCCTGCGCGACCACGTGCGGGGTCTGGCGGCAGTGCAGTCGGGAAGCGGTTTCTGGCACCAGCTGCTCGACCGCCCGGACTCGTACCTGGAAACCTCAGCTACGGCCATTTATGCCTATTCGATGGCCCGCGCCATCAACCGCGGCTGGATCGACGGACTGGCCTATGCCCCGGCGACGCTGCTGGCCTGGAATGCCGTTTCGACGAAAGTAGCCGCCAACGGACAGGTCGAAGGCACCTGCGTCGGCACGGGCATGGGCTTCGACCCGGCTTTTTACTACCACCGGCCCATCAATCCGTTCGCCGCCCACGGCTACGGCCCGGTGCTGCTGGCGGGGGCCGAAGTGCTGAATCTTTTGAAAAACAAATCGTTCGAGATCAACGACAGTTCGCTGCAGTTGACCCTGAAACGATAA
- a CDS encoding arylsulfatase, producing the protein MNCLLLLTLTVQAQQKPNVIFILADDLGYGDLGCYQQQFAKTPHLDGLARDGMRFTQAYAGAPVCAPSRSALMTGKHTGHTYIRGNFGPDKKRVSFPDSVFTMAELFRAQGYATGLFGKWGLGAKGSAGTPNKQGFDDFAGYLDQAHAHDYYPDFLNLNETEVRLPENANGQKATFSADWTFNRLKSFVEANARKPFFVYFATTLPHDKYQMPVRPEYRDKPWPEGQKIYASMITHLDEQVGQLRQLLARLGLEDNTLLIFTSDNGPATLPAHGPESPAVNAAYFHSAGPLRGIKRDPYEGGIRVPMLVYWKNKIPKGSQQETPCAFWDFMPTFADLTGYRPKLATDGISLLPLLLGKPAPQSERPLYWEFHLEGDNEPRDVRQSLRLGRWKAIRHGLLQPTELYDLQADLSEKKNVAAQFPDVTQKLTQLLNTSRTDSPFWPLQPVNTGR; encoded by the coding sequence ATGAATTGCCTGCTCCTGCTGACGCTTACCGTCCAGGCCCAGCAGAAGCCCAACGTCATTTTCATCCTCGCCGACGACCTCGGTTACGGAGATCTGGGCTGTTACCAGCAGCAGTTTGCCAAAACGCCCCATCTCGACGGGCTGGCCCGCGACGGCATGCGCTTCACGCAGGCGTATGCCGGGGCTCCCGTCTGCGCGCCCTCCCGTTCGGCCCTGATGACCGGCAAGCATACGGGCCACACCTACATCCGGGGCAATTTCGGGCCGGATAAAAAGCGGGTTTCCTTCCCGGACAGCGTCTTTACGATGGCCGAGCTGTTCAGGGCGCAGGGCTACGCTACCGGCCTTTTCGGGAAATGGGGACTGGGTGCCAAAGGCTCCGCCGGAACGCCGAACAAACAGGGCTTCGACGACTTTGCGGGCTACCTCGACCAGGCCCACGCCCACGATTATTACCCCGACTTTCTGAACCTGAACGAAACGGAAGTCCGGCTGCCCGAAAACGCCAACGGCCAGAAAGCCACTTTCTCGGCCGACTGGACCTTCAACCGCCTGAAATCGTTTGTAGAGGCCAACGCCCGGAAGCCGTTCTTCGTCTATTTCGCCACGACGCTGCCGCATGACAAATACCAGATGCCCGTCCGCCCGGAGTACCGCGACAAGCCCTGGCCGGAAGGTCAGAAAATCTACGCGTCCATGATCACGCACCTGGACGAGCAGGTGGGGCAGCTCCGGCAGCTGCTGGCCCGGCTGGGACTGGAAGACAACACGCTGCTGATCTTTACCAGCGACAATGGCCCGGCGACGCTTCCGGCGCACGGCCCGGAAAGTCCGGCCGTGAATGCCGCCTATTTCCATTCGGCAGGTCCGCTGCGGGGCATCAAACGCGACCCGTACGAGGGCGGCATCCGGGTGCCGATGCTGGTTTACTGGAAGAACAAAATCCCCAAAGGCAGCCAGCAGGAAACGCCCTGCGCTTTCTGGGACTTCATGCCCACCTTTGCCGACCTGACGGGTTACCGGCCAAAACTGGCGACCGACGGCATCTCGCTCCTGCCCCTGCTGCTGGGAAAGCCCGCGCCTCAAAGCGAGCGGCCACTGTACTGGGAGTTTCATCTGGAGGGCGACAACGAACCGCGCGATGTCCGGCAGAGCCTGCGCCTGGGCCGGTGGAAAGCCATTCGGCACGGTCTGCTTCAACCGACTGAACTGTATGATCTTCAAGCCGATCTGTCGGAGAAGAAAAACGTGGCGGCCCAGTTTCCGGATGTGACCCAAAAGCTGACGCAGCTGCTGAATACCTCCCGAACCGATTCGCCTTTCTGGCCGCTGCAACCGGTAAATACCGGAAGGTAA
- a CDS encoding rhamnogalacturonan acetylesterase, translated as MRFSSKLLLPVFCLVLIAAALKPRPTVYLIGDSTVKNSSGKGDGGMWGWGSFLADHFDTTRVRIENHAIGGRSSRTFLTEGRWDRILATLKPGDYVLMQFGHNDGGAINDTTRARGSIRGIGEETEEIDNMLTKKHEIVHSYGWYMRKYIRDAKAKGATPIVLSLVPRNQWKDGKIVRGKESYAGWAEEVARQEAAPFIDLNERVAVKYDTVGNFDALKKAYFVEDHTHTNGPGARLNAETVTEGIRDLRKVGLRKLLK; from the coding sequence ATGCGCTTTTCCTCCAAACTACTGCTTCCGGTCTTTTGCCTTGTGCTGATTGCCGCCGCTCTGAAACCCCGTCCGACGGTGTACCTCATCGGCGATTCCACCGTCAAAAACAGCTCCGGCAAGGGCGATGGCGGCATGTGGGGCTGGGGCAGTTTCCTGGCCGACCATTTCGATACGACCCGCGTCCGGATTGAAAACCACGCCATCGGCGGCCGCAGCAGCCGCACTTTCCTGACCGAAGGCCGCTGGGACCGGATTCTGGCGACGCTCAAGCCCGGCGATTACGTCCTGATGCAGTTCGGGCACAACGACGGCGGGGCCATCAACGACACCACCCGCGCCCGCGGCTCGATTCGGGGCATCGGCGAGGAGACGGAAGAAATTGACAATATGCTGACCAAAAAGCACGAAATCGTGCACAGCTACGGCTGGTACATGCGCAAGTACATCCGCGACGCCAAAGCCAAAGGAGCCACGCCCATTGTGCTGTCGCTGGTGCCGCGCAACCAGTGGAAAGACGGGAAAATCGTTCGCGGAAAAGAGTCCTACGCCGGATGGGCCGAAGAAGTGGCACGGCAGGAAGCCGCCCCGTTCATCGACCTCAACGAGCGCGTCGCCGTCAAGTATGATACCGTGGGCAATTTTGACGCCCTCAAGAAAGCCTATTTCGTTGAAGACCACACCCACACCAACGGCCCCGGCGCCCGCCTGAACGCGGAAACCGTAACGGAAGGCATCCGGGATTTGCGGAAGGTTGGGTTGCGGAAGCTTCTTAAATGA